The sequence AAAATTGACGACCTCGCCAGAGAAgcagaaaaggatggactaCGCATAAACTGCTCCAAAACTAAAGAGATGCGTCTCAACACGTCGGATGATTGCGCCGTGCATGTAAACGGGGAGGCTGTGGAGAGAGTGAACAAATTCACGTACCTCGGCAGCGTCGTGGACCCTCACGGCGGAACCGAGGCCGACATCGACGCCCGCATCAACAAGGCCCGGTCAGCCTTTGCGCAACTCAAGCCCGTCTGGGACTCCTCCGTCATCGCTCGCCGCACTAAAGTTCGGATTTTCGAGTCAAACGTCAATTCAGTACTCTTATATGGTTGCGAAACGTGGTTCGTAAGAGATGACCTAACAAGAAGGCTACAAGTATTTGTCAACAAATGCCTTAGACAGATACTAAAGGTATTCTGGCCACGAACCATCTCGAATACGGAGTTATGGAGACTGACCAACCAGAGGAGAATTGACTCGGAAATCCGGCTTAAGAAGTGGAGCTGGATTGGCCATACGCTGCGGAGATCCGAAGACCATCCACCCAAAATCGCCCTGACAAAGTGGGCTGCATCTGGCAAGCGAAAGAGGGGACGGCCAAAAACCACGTGGCGTCGCACTGTCGTGCAGGAGGCAGCAGCCCTCGGCATGAGCTGGCACGAAGTCGAAGGCATGACACAGGACCGGTCAGAGTGGAAATCTacacttcgagccctatgtccctgattagggatcccaggacctgatgatgatgatgaaatagaACACGACCGAATTATCAGTTATGCAGTTCCAGTGTTATATATTAAcgaaagaaatattataaagacaCAGAGAAAATGGTCTAAGAACAAGTTGAAGTATTGAACTTAATCTACTTAAtgacctatttatttttacattttatcgGCAGGTGCTCTTATTTAGGTcgttaaagtataaataacaataaaatggCCGCAGCGCAGTACTGTCGGTTCTCACTGACAAATGGAAATATAAATGGCAtgtcaaaatataaacacataggtactttcGTGTCCGATCCTTATCAGAAAATTGCTTACATTTTGTGCCGACGGCTGTAGTCGTATTGTGAATTGTGTCCTTTGTATAAAAACCTAGGGAAGTACTACATAATAGTGTATAATAGTGGTGATGCAAAGTTCCACCATATACTGTATACTTAGTCTACGGTTTTGGGTCTCATAGACTTAAAATCATCGGcttctttataaatttatattaatccTAGTGTGAGATTTTTTGCATAGAATGAGAATCCTAGTTGAAATTcgatgtattataatattgggATATATGTATTTGTCCTTTGATTACGGTGCAGTCTAAATTACATTAGTATCTATTATTTTGACCTATGTAGGAAGCTATAGCACAGAATAAAGCTACAGCACTTAATAAAGTTATCTATAGTGCTATGCAAGTGCGTaccatttataaaaatagttatTGAATTTACGGTTAATAATTAACAAGCTAGAGTTACTACTTTTACAtcatatgtaaataaaaaatactactaaATACGAACTTGAACTGATATCGTCCGTATCATGGCAATGTTTTATCTAGATCTAATCTGATTGAATTGCACGCGACAacaataagtattatttaggAACAGTGTTGATGATGGTATAAATGAATCATTAGTATAGTGATTGTTTGCTTTCGATACGATACTGTTATTCAAGGAAGGATTTGGGGTTCTAATGACAATATTTACTTGTGCTTTATTCAGAGTGTCATTAAACATTTGCAAATAGTCGCTCATCTAAGGGAGGGAGATGTTACGCAGCCTCGTCATCCAGACACTGCACTCAGGGATTATGTGCAGGCGCGGCATCGGTGACGACGATGCCTAGTGACGCGACACGCGAGTGACGTAGATTTGTATTCCTCCGATTACGTAGAATTAAGCATAggttatattttcttatttagtACTTAGACACTTCTCGGCGCGACGTACGTAATATCGGACGTCTCTAAATTTAGTTCTAATTAGACTAGATAACTATTGTGGACAATTGAATATAGTATTAGTTATAAATCATTCATGGTTTTACTTGACCTCTTCTGCTGCCGTTCCTCATAATTAGAGcagaaatttatatttttttaacaatgagAACAAAAATCTATTCTATTGCATAAAACTCCCTCGCATTACGCTAGCCTATGTATCACTGTTTGCATGAAATTAGCACAGAATAACATTACagttaaacaaaaacaattcaGCCGTGGGTTCCGGCATTAAATCATACCTACACAAGCAGAGTTGCTGCTATTAATGGCACAGTTGCTTTATCACTGatattaacataattttaaggGTTACCTATTAACTACAGAGTTAAAAAAGCTTTTTGAGAAGTTAAttggaatattttttacaaatataggtatttgCCAATATGTTTGTATAGTCAagcgaataaaataattgtagtACATAGCTATCAGAATGAAGGCCACAGCTTACCTAGTTTGCATCTAGTAGGtcctaattataaatttttattttattttttccagtttACCTTAAAAATCAAAGAAATAGCTTTAAAATACTTGAATGATTGTGCAGATACAATCCACTGTTAACGACGACATACTATAGGTATGCAACTATGCAGTCAAACCGTCAAGCCCcaatgagaaaaaaataatactagaAGAACGTCTAGAGAATTCTAGAAGTCTAGAATTCAGATAAAGCAATCCCAAGTccaaattaaatgaaaaaacgTAAAAAAGCCCAAACATGCCAGCATCGGCCCTGAAGCTATGTGGTTATATCCTCTTTGTAACGGtgtatttcaataaattacGGACACTAATCTGATTAGCATAAAGCGGCCAACACTCTGAATTTTACCCTAAAATCTGTTAACAAATTGTAAGCTTTGCATAATTGAACGAATCGACTGGCAGTATGGCCATATggagattatattttacatggaattcgtttttctcatttgttatatatgtataggtagttcattgacaaaaaaatacttttatttatttatttatttatttaaaggaaaacttacagctagaGATATCAGTAAAAATTGCAAAGTATGAAACAGAcagccaattacaagtttccacatgtaagaaacaaaatattgcCATTATGCCTATTAAGTTCTACTTATGTCAGTGAATAgtaatataaaagtaaaaaaaaaaacttttattttagtgGTACAGGCTAAACCTAATGTGGATAGTGTGGAAGTAAGTCATATACATGGAGTAAATGACATGCTCCCGAAAACTGAAACCACGTGATCTACTGGTCAAACTGAACAACATtcctctttttcttttttttcgaTTTCCCATACAAAGTTCGAAGAGAGATATCCAAGATCGAAAAATAAAGTTCATTTCCGAGGGTATGTTTCTTGGGGAAAGTTAATTGTTCAATTTGACCAGTAGATCACGTGGTTTCAGTTTTTGGAAAGATGTCATTTACACCCTGTAAATATAGCAATTAATGTTGGTATGATAACCCTCCCATCTACAAAACCGTATTGTACCTCGCTTGTACTTTACAGTTTAAACATGCTTTTCCCGCAAGTTTCCCCTCGCCCTAACAGATTTTCCTGCATACGCTGTCCGCTGTCCGTGCATGCACCTGCGGAATTATAGTTAAGCACTACCTACAAGTGCACcaaaaaacatgaaaatacCTATCATGTACCTATTTTTATCATTGAACATAACATATACTCAGAGAGACTCAAAGATTAACGGTTCAACACATCGATAGAATAATATGAAGAACTATAAATCTCTCTAAGATACATcctacaaatataataaatgcgaaagtttgtgagtatgtgtgtgcatatgtgtatgtttgttactttacTTCTTCaagtcaaaacggctgaattgattttaatgaaatttggtatggagttagctgacaccctggattaacacataagctactttttatcgcggtttTCCCAcggtaaaactttttaaagcgaagcgaagcttgcaGCAACATCTGGCAATACAATGATCCATATAAACTAATGCCAAGAAAGCCCATCTTTAATTAACCTGCGTAACTGGCGAGAATCATTACCGCAAGCCCTTTCTATTTCTGCAAAACGTACTCTGTAATTACAATTAATATTAGAGAGTTACAATTCTAATTCTAACTGTATGCTGTCTGTGATCGTGGTAGTTATTAACGTTCAAAGGAATCGCTTGAGAACTTGCGAATCAATGGCGTGGAAACAACTTTATCGATCCCAATCCATGCTCGTGAAAATTGGGGTTGCACTGAAAAAGGAAAGCGTTTGAATTTGTCCCGTTTCAAAGGTCGTTTAAGTAATTTGAAGAATTTACTCTCAATTTGTATAATACATGCTTATTGTAgcttgtaattataattatcgtgttaaataattgtataatGTGTGTCTGTATCGTCGACCATTTTAGGTCCGAATGGACCACAATAATTTCAGAAACTATTTCATCCACAactttttggataactttagGTACTTGTATAGTAAAggatttaataatattagttccCAACACAATCGACCATTTCGGTACAAAAATTccgaaaaatatttcagtaacAGTAGCTACGTTTCGGCCCATTCGCTCGAGCCAAACGAATGAACGCACGTCTTAAATTCATATTGTTATTGGCTTCTTGTAGTAAGTGCTCAGTTTTCTACTCCACTGGCCTTCGTCTTTATTGCACATctgcctttttgtttttttgtaacatcTTTCTCGAGTTCCCTTTGATAACTGATCGGGGTTGTTCGGAAATGTTATTAAATAGATACAGGATTTGGAGAAaagttttgtatttaaaatacaatatggaCATCTAGCTACAAGATGTTGTTTTTCATAGTTTATAGCGAGTTAAAGGATAGGTATTTCtaataaattttttttgtatttgtttcttttaattgtgtttttaaaaACGATCTCCTAGCAAACAACAGAACGACTAGGTAAATACAGATTTGAAATTCACAAAATAACGTTCTCACTCTAGAAGATATGAAGTTAtgaaaagttttaaatatatcAAATGCTCTCAGCTTGAGATCTCACGGAGGAGCGGGGTATATCAAGTAGACAGATGTCAAACTTTCTTCTGAAATAACTTGCTGAATCGCACGGTTCAGACGCTCGAAGGTGCGACGAAATTATGATGGCAGGCTCTGTATAAAACCGTGAAAAGATTGTAGGTATGTGGGTTTTTTGTGCAAGAGCATTATTTTTACCCGACttccgaaggaggagggtaatgtttttactGGTATGTATTAAGTTTATCTAAATCTACAGAAtctattgtaaaattttaaaattacttgGTCGTTAAAACTACAAACCTCACGAgttatatgtaaaaaaataaggtatttatgtatgataCGGAAAAATGTATAGGTGATGTGCGGGAATACCTACTCGTAATACGAATTCCTATCAAACACAAACATCTAGAACATACTTAGCTACATCCTGGTTAATCTGAAAATTTATCTCCACACTAGACATTAGCCGTAACAACctagaaacaaaaaaaaacaccgaACACGCAAACATGTCACagacacaaataaaacagaaatttTCTAGACGAAAGTACCTAAATCCACCTCACTGCACCGAGCAAGCCCCAGGCCGCCTCTTGAAAAACTCACCCGATCACTGGATTCAAATATTTCCTCTAAGTGCGAATCTTTTAGTGGAACCTTTGAGCTGAAAATGGCTTTTCCGGAGCAACATGTTCTAATGTTTTCGTAAACTTCTTTGTCTTATTCTGTGTTGTTATGACAACAATCAGTTATTGGGCATCGCCTATTAAAATGCTAATATATTCGCACTATAGTTTCTAGCCTTGTTTGTAAAGCGAACTAAAAATCCGGAAATAACCTCATTTATTGCAATGAATTTGGTGTGACAAAACACATAATtttgttctattctattatactCAATTAAATTAGGAAtaccttataaataaataaaaaaaaataaaaatatatatttacggTAATACCTATTGATTGAATTGACGGCGTACACGGCTGCgcgtgtaagtacttaccttctATTCTCGATTTTACACCTAACGGCTTTCTGAAAGTCGGAGCGGAAGGCATACGGGGTGAAATTTGAGCCGCAACCACATGAAAGTGCCTGTAACGAACTACTCACTCGAAATTCACAATATACGGTAGATTTGTCTCGGAAAAGGATATTCCATCTGAGCAGAAATTTGAGGAGGCGTCCGTAGTAATTAATAGCATCCATTAAAGACGCTTGCGACACTCGGGGCTGGCTCCATCGGGCTAAATGCAATTAGTATACTCTCTGCAGGGCAGGCGACACCGCCTCTCAACCTAAATATAATTTGCAGCATAATAAGATTACCCTAGCTTAGtattcataagaaaatatttcagaaTGGCCCGCCTCGGCCTGGCTCGCGGTGATTTCATTTCCTTTGCCAGTTTTCTCTTTGGAGCTTGAGATGGTAAGgattagaaaaaataatacagttattttataaatggaACTATTCAAGAAAAGAAACGCGTAGTCTGAGGCTGAGTtttgtgtttaaaatattattagaacTTCAGTTTTTTCAATTAATAAACCCGATGAGTATAACTTTATCTATTaccctaataataataatatgttagttTTTCCATGACCATTCATGTATAAATGACCAAAGTCAGTACCGcttcagagatcacaaacaaTTACGTGCTATAATGGCACCATTTCAGTTTCCAGTGCAATTTCAGAGTTGCTCCGGATGAATATATTCTAAGATTGCGTTTCCGAACTGATCTGAGTTCGTGGCACATTTTCACAGCTCGTAATCACGTTATCTAACCATCTAAACATAAAGTGGCATATATATTTAGAGGTACGTAAATACAACATGAGTTAATGCACTAAGATTGATTAAAAATcactataagtaggtacctaataaatttaaaaaataaataaatacgaaaccttatttatttgtaacaaaaacttaaaaataacaaaagtaAAAGAAGGCAGCGTTATTGCTTATAGCGATTTCTACCAGATAATCTCTGGGTGGAAGAGAGtgagtttaaaaatattttttataaaatagctGTGGTGCTAGgctatacaaaataatatatactacAAACAGTAGATACACAACGGTAAACCCACATCTCATAATAAATGACACACTTGGGTCACTTtgaccaaacgctaaacgtattagccccaatttctccatagtctgttttctaaccgaccagggattggttaatcaattatatgtatgtgtataggtagattttgtactaa is a genomic window of Plutella xylostella chromosome 18, ilPluXylo3.1, whole genome shotgun sequence containing:
- the LOC125489910 gene encoding uncharacterized protein LOC125489910, with the protein product MRLNTSDDCAVHVNGEAVERVNKFTYLGSVVDPHGGTEADIDARINKARSAFAQLKPVWDSSVIARRTKVRIFESNVNSVLLYGCETWFVRDDLTRRLQVFVNKCLRQILKVFWPRTISNTELWRLTNQRRIDSEIRLKKWSWIGHTLRRSEDHPPKIALTKWAASGKRKRGRPKTTWRRTVVQEAAALGMSWHEVEGMTQDRSEWKSTLRALCP